A part of Synchiropus splendidus isolate RoL2022-P1 chromosome 19, RoL_Sspl_1.0, whole genome shotgun sequence genomic DNA contains:
- the LOC128751233 gene encoding glycerophosphodiester phosphodiesterase 1-like — translation MLQIGDELLCFSAAFLLVVFVTRSPSGATLVTGLLYVFMLMFRFSPVPTEQAALVLRPRARAGGVPVVAHRGGSHDAPENTLAAIREASRNGATAVELDLSFTADGVPVLMHDDSVDRTTNGSGLVQEMKYSQLKRLNAAAHHRLKQRFGVEKVPTLQEAVVECVRHHLTIIFDVKGQPDKAARSLHHIYTKFPSLYNSSLVSSFEPKVIYKMRQTDPSVVTALTHRPWRLSRFNDGTPRSRSSWVQLWMALLDVLLDWAHHHILWRLCGVSAVLVQKDFISQDYVEYWSDRGVEVLGWTVNSAVEKSYYQNQLKIGFITDSLVEDCDPQY, via the exons ATGCTGCAGATCGGAGACGAGCTGCTGTGTTTCTCAGCAGCGTTTCTGCTGGTTGTTTTCGTGACGAGGAGCCCGTCCGGAGCGACCCTCGTCACCGGGCTGCTTTATGTCTTTATGCTCATGTTCCGCTTCTCTCCGGTTCCCACCGAGCAGGCCGCGCTCGTCCTCCGGCCCAGAGCGCGTGCCGGCGGCGTGCCGGTGGTGGCTCACCGCGGGGGGAGTCACGATGCTCCGGAGAACACGCTGGCTGCCATCAGAGAG GCCAGCAGGAACGGAGCCACCGCAGtggaactggacctgagcttcacAGCCGACGGCGTTCCGGTTCTGATGCACGACGACTCGGTGGACCGGACCACGAACGGTTCGGGACTAGTCCAAGAGATGAAGTACTCTCAGCTGAAGAGACTCAACGCGGCGGCGCACCACAGACTGAA ACAGAGGTTTGGCGTGGAAAAAGTCCCGACTCTGCAGGAGGCGGTGGTGGAGTGCGTCCGACACCACCTGACCATCATCTTCGATGTCAAAGGTCAACCTGATAAG GCGGCCAGATCACTCCATCACATCTACACCAAGTTTCCCAGCTTGTACAACTCCAGCCTGGTCAGCTCCTTCGAACCTAAAGTCATCTACAAG ATGCGTCAGACCGACCCCAGCGTGGTCACCGCTCTGACCCACCGGCCCTGGAGGCTGAGCCGCTTCAACGACGGCACTCCTCGCTCGCGGTCCTCCTGGGTCCAGCTCTGGATGGCGCTGTTGGACGTCCTCCTGGACTGGGCTCACCACCACATCCTGTGGAGACTCTGTGGCGTGTCGGCGGTCCTGGTCCAGAAGGACTTCATCTCTCA GGACTACGTGGAGTACTGGTCCGACCGCGGCGTGGAGGTTCTGGGCTGGACGGTCAACTCTGCTGTGGAGAAGAGCTACTACCAGAACCAGCTGAAGATCGGCTTCATCACCGACAGCCTGGTGGAGGATTGTGACCCACAGTACTGA